A genomic window from Cloacibacillus evryensis DSM 19522 includes:
- a CDS encoding FCD domain-containing protein, which produces MLQSHDNVIYNILLFLKETNEPAGAGSVQRFLEKKGFSMAEATVGRVLRDMDCAGYTEKRSNQGRAISADGEKRLRELEEMRWHDKWTEGFLDVFERTDKNYLLDLLEARLPVETTVARLAARRASAEETEALRAVVKEQERLAKRGAPVSALDDEFHRTLAAASHNQILEAIVELLRKKEEYGRAFEKIRRDAGHIYNSEHRKIFEAIEARDPELAELTMKRHIANLIESVSQ; this is translated from the coding sequence GTGCTTCAGTCTCACGATAACGTAATATACAACATACTTCTCTTCCTCAAGGAGACGAACGAACCGGCCGGAGCCGGGTCGGTGCAGCGCTTTTTGGAGAAGAAGGGCTTTTCCATGGCCGAGGCGACGGTGGGACGCGTCCTGCGGGACATGGACTGCGCGGGCTATACGGAGAAGAGAAGCAACCAGGGGCGCGCCATCTCCGCAGACGGGGAGAAGCGGCTGCGCGAGCTGGAGGAGATGCGCTGGCACGATAAGTGGACCGAGGGCTTTCTCGACGTCTTCGAGAGGACCGACAAGAATTATCTGCTGGATCTTCTCGAGGCGCGCCTGCCGGTGGAGACCACCGTCGCGCGGCTGGCGGCGCGGAGGGCCTCCGCGGAGGAGACCGAGGCGCTGCGCGCAGTTGTGAAAGAGCAGGAGCGCCTCGCGAAGCGCGGAGCCCCCGTCTCCGCGCTCGACGACGAATTTCACCGCACGCTGGCCGCGGCGAGCCATAACCAGATACTTGAGGCGATCGTCGAGCTGCTTCGCAAGAAAGAGGAATACGGCCGGGCCTTTGAGAAGATCCGCCGCGACGCCGGGCATATTTACAACAGCGAGCACCGGAAGATATTCGAGGCCATCGAGGCGAGAGACCCCGAGCTCGCGGAGCTCACGATGAAGAGGCACATAGCTAACCTCATAGAGAGCGTTTCGCAATAA